One window of the Salvelinus fontinalis isolate EN_2023a chromosome 2, ASM2944872v1, whole genome shotgun sequence genome contains the following:
- the angptl6 gene encoding angiopoietin-related protein 6, which produces MEKQLTIGLSLLLVLLLVMPEVGGRKEETQKRPSRSSELKAGRCSYTFIVPQQKLKGALCVSTESTTGASNHSEVTALRGELSRQQEQLEKLRGQLEQEGALVTEVRALRKESGSMNSRIAQLYAQLLHEVMYRKDQVVEQRRVENILLNATAQMLQISTSYRELEKKYGALTSTMSNQSQLIARLEKLCQTTKNTTPPPQMTSEPLSIQSSGRLNDSSQSKEMANDVQRDQGAPPLQPQEEREPLQGTKVLPTTMADTPTDAPFISFPVTKTPGPWRDCQHVLDSGETTNGIYLLRPQSANRLLQAWCEQTKAQGGWTVIQRRQDGSVNFFRTWEQYKQGFGNLDGEYWLGLEHLYWLTKQAHYKLRVAMEDWQGRQVFAEYDSFRLEPESDWYRLRLGEYQGNAGDSMSWHNNKAFTTLDKDKDAYSGNCAHFQKGGWWYHMCAHSNLNGVWYRGGHYRSRYQDGVYWAEFHGGSYSLKTVTMMIKPT; this is translated from the exons ATGGAGAAGCAGCTGACTATTGGCCTGTCTCTGTTGCTGGTGCTCCTCCTAGTCATGCCTGAGGTGGGGGGGCGGAAGGAAGAGACCCAGAAGCGCCCGTCCCGCTCCTCAGAGCTAAAAGCAGGCCGCTGCTCCTACACCTTTATCGTTCCCCAGCAGAAACTGAAGGGGGCGCTGTGCGTGAGCACCGAGTCCACCACCGGCGCCTCCAACCACTCAGAGGTAACGGCTCTGCGGGGTGAGTTGAGCCGTCAGCAGGAACAGCTGGAGAAGCTAAGGGGCCAGCTGGAGCAGGAGGGGGCCCTGGTTACGGAGGTACGGGCGCTACGGAAAGAGAGCGGCAGCATGAACTCCCGCATCGCCCAGCTCTACGCCCAGCTGCTGCACGAGGTTATGTACAGGAAGGACCAGGTGGTCGAACAGAGGCGGGTCGAGAACATACTGCTCAACGCCACCGCACAG ATGCTGCAGATCTCCACTAGTTACAGGGAGCTGGAGAAGAAGTATGGAGCCCTCACCTCCACGATGAGCAACCAGAGTCAGCTCATCGCCCGGCTGGAGAAGCTGTGCCAGACCACCAAGAACACTACTCCACCTCCACAG ATGACCTCTGAACCCCTGAGTATCCAGTCCAGTGGGCGTCTGAATGACAGCTCACAGTCCAAGGAGATGGCTAATGATGTTCAGAGAGACCAGGGCGCCCCTCCACTACAgccacaggaggagagagaacccCTGCAGGGGACAAAGGTGCTCCCCACCACCATGGCCGACACCCCTACTGACGCCCCCTTCATAAGCTTCCCTGTCACTAAGACCCCAG GACCCTGGAGGGACTGCCAGCATGTGCTGGACTCGGGCGAGACCACCAATGGGATCTACCTGCTGCGTCCACAGAGCGCCAACCGGCTTCTGCAGGCCTGGTGTGAACAGACCAAGGCCCAGGGAGGCTGGACCGTCATCCAGAGGAGACAGGACGGATCAGTCAACTTCTTCAGGACCTGGGAGCAGTACAAG CAAGGCTTTGGGAACCTGGATGGAGAGTACTGGCTGGGTCTGGAGCACCTCTACTGGCTGACCAAGCAGGCCCACTACAAGCTTCGGGTGGCCATGGAGGACTGGCAGGGCCGCCAGGTGTTTGCAGAGTACGACAGCTTCCGCCTGGAGCCTGAAAGCGACTGGTACCGTCTGAGGCTGGGGGAATACCAAGGCAACGCCGGAGACTCAATGTCCTGGCACAATAACAAAGCCTTTACAACTCTGGACAAGGATAAGGATGCTTATTCAG GGAACTGTGCCCACTTCCAGAAGGGGGGCTGGTGGTACCACATGTGTGCCCACTCCAACTTAAACGGCGTGTGGTATCGAGGGGGTCACTACCGCAGCCGCTACCAGGACGGGGTTTACTGGGCAGAGTTCCACGGTGGCTCCTACTCCCTCAAGACAGTCACCATGATGATCAAACCCACCTAA